One Cyanobium sp. Tous-M-B4 genomic region harbors:
- the alr gene encoding alanine racemase, which translates to MTQATETSWSAPAHEASLARQRAWVEVSTGAISANARSLKRCIGNGTELMAVVKADGYGHGSIPVARAAIAGGASQCGVATLSEGIELRRAGIEAPILVLGNLTQVEELRSCLHWQLMPTISGMREALLCQNLASGQGRPMALQLKLDTGMARLGADWQEGPRLVAAITELEAVQLAGLYSHLASADASADADDGLTDQQQRLFETVLQALEHQRLQAGIRHLANSAGTLRSPGLHYDLVRVGLALYGHSPAAHLTSVTPLQGAMTLHARVSLIREVGSGVGVSYGHRFRTSRPSRLAVVGIGYADGVPRQLSNQLEVLFAGQRLPQVGAITMDQLVLDATDCPGLEVGSVVTLLGKEGSEQITPTDWSDRCQTIPWEILCGFKHRLPRLTAAQAAWEAPGDRAH; encoded by the coding sequence GTGACCCAGGCGACCGAGACCAGTTGGAGTGCCCCGGCCCATGAGGCCAGCCTGGCTCGGCAACGGGCCTGGGTAGAGGTAAGTACCGGCGCCATAAGTGCTAACGCCCGCAGCCTGAAACGCTGCATAGGCAATGGCACCGAGCTGATGGCTGTGGTCAAGGCCGACGGCTATGGCCATGGATCGATCCCCGTGGCCCGGGCCGCCATCGCTGGTGGAGCCAGTCAGTGCGGTGTCGCCACCCTGAGCGAAGGCATCGAGCTGCGCAGGGCCGGCATCGAAGCGCCCATCCTGGTGCTCGGCAACCTCACCCAGGTGGAGGAGCTGCGCAGCTGTCTGCACTGGCAGCTCATGCCCACCATCAGCGGCATGCGCGAAGCCCTGCTCTGCCAGAACCTCGCCAGCGGCCAAGGCCGCCCGATGGCCCTGCAGCTCAAGCTCGACACTGGCATGGCTCGGCTCGGGGCCGATTGGCAGGAGGGGCCCAGACTCGTGGCCGCGATCACGGAACTGGAAGCCGTGCAGTTGGCCGGTCTCTATTCCCATCTCGCCAGTGCCGATGCATCAGCGGATGCCGATGACGGGCTAACCGATCAACAGCAGCGGCTGTTCGAGACGGTGCTGCAGGCCCTAGAGCACCAGCGCCTGCAGGCTGGCATCCGCCACCTGGCCAACTCGGCCGGCACCCTGCGCAGCCCAGGGCTGCACTACGACCTAGTGCGAGTCGGCCTGGCGCTATACGGGCACAGCCCGGCGGCCCACCTGACTTCTGTCACACCCCTGCAGGGAGCGATGACCCTGCACGCCCGCGTCAGCCTGATTCGGGAGGTCGGCAGCGGGGTGGGGGTGAGCTACGGCCATCGCTTCCGCACCAGCCGCCCCAGCCGCCTGGCCGTTGTTGGCATTGGCTACGCCGATGGCGTGCCCCGCCAGCTCTCCAACCAGCTGGAAGTGCTGTTTGCAGGCCAACGTCTGCCCCAAGTGGGAGCCATCACCATGGACCAACTGGTGCTCGATGCCACCGACTGCCCTGGACTGGAGGTGGGGTCGGTGGTGACTCTGCTGGGCAAGGAGGGAAGCGAACAAATCACCCCCACCGACTGGAGCGATCGCTGCCAGACCATCCCCTGGGAAATCCTCTGCGGCTTTAAGCACCGCCTGCCGCGACTCACCGCCGCCCAGGCCGCCTGGGAAGCCCCAGGCGATAGGGCTCACTGA
- a CDS encoding serine hydrolase: MAFYSPDPAMAQILADLVRALELEGRPGLAQHLSITWLRYDQPLVGRAADLDPDQFWAQPVQGASWAGDRPRYPASVVKLVYLVAAEAWRQADLLADTPELRRALSDMIRDSSNDATSLVVDLLSGTTSGPSLPPERMARWLEQRQLVNGWLSELGWPELQGCNACQKTWGDGPYGRERDFYGSELENRNRLSTDAVARLLQAVLASALVSPPACARMAALLARSLDPTQRLADPENQVDGFIGEGLPLGSRLWSKAGWMSQARHDAAYVEPSAEGSTPKALPFLLVIFSEGKVCAQDPKLLPEIATRLAAASRK, translated from the coding sequence ATGGCTTTTTACAGCCCCGATCCAGCGATGGCTCAGATCCTGGCCGATCTGGTGCGGGCTCTAGAGCTAGAGGGGCGGCCTGGTTTAGCCCAGCACCTCTCCATTACCTGGCTTCGCTACGACCAGCCCTTGGTTGGCCGAGCTGCCGATCTGGATCCCGATCAGTTCTGGGCCCAGCCGGTGCAGGGGGCGAGCTGGGCTGGGGATCGTCCTCGCTACCCAGCCAGCGTGGTGAAGCTGGTGTACTTGGTGGCGGCCGAGGCCTGGCGCCAGGCTGATTTGCTTGCGGATACGCCCGAGCTGCGGCGTGCCCTCTCAGACATGATTCGGGATTCGAGCAACGACGCCACCTCCCTGGTGGTTGATTTGCTTAGTGGCACCACTAGCGGCCCTTCTCTGCCCCCCGAGCGCATGGCCCGCTGGCTGGAGCAGCGTCAGCTTGTCAATGGCTGGCTGAGCGAGCTTGGCTGGCCGGAGCTGCAGGGCTGTAATGCTTGCCAAAAAACCTGGGGAGATGGTCCCTACGGGCGGGAGCGGGACTTTTACGGCAGTGAGCTTGAAAACCGCAATCGCCTCAGTACCGATGCGGTAGCCCGTCTGTTGCAGGCCGTGCTGGCGTCGGCCCTGGTCTCGCCACCGGCTTGTGCTCGGATGGCAGCTCTGCTGGCGCGCAGCCTGGATCCAACCCAGAGGCTTGCGGATCCAGAAAACCAGGTGGATGGCTTCATTGGTGAGGGTTTGCCTCTTGGCTCTCGCCTCTGGAGCAAGGCGGGCTGGATGAGCCAGGCCCGGCACGATGCTGCCTACGTGGAGCCGTCAGCTGAGGGCTCTACGCCAAAAGCGCTGCCCTTCCTACTGGTGATTTTTTCCGAGGGCAAGGTCTGCGCCCAAGATCCCAAGCTCTTACCCGAGATAGCTACCCGGCTGGCCGCAGCCAGCCGTAAATAA
- a CDS encoding HNH endonuclease, whose amino-acid sequence MGHVLVLNASYEPLNITTWRRAVVMVLKGKAEGLEHDPARRIREDTLLPTVIRLRHFVRVPYKPLPLTRRNLFHRDGHRCQYCGASAEHLSVDHVVPRSRGGLDTWENVTTACLPCNVRKGNRTPREAAMPLLRPPHRPLGSFSFEASRQISSGQHGEWAKYVIGS is encoded by the coding sequence ATGGGCCACGTTCTCGTTCTAAACGCCTCCTACGAGCCCCTCAACATCACTACCTGGCGTCGTGCGGTGGTGATGGTGCTGAAGGGGAAGGCGGAGGGGCTTGAGCATGACCCGGCTCGCAGGATTCGCGAAGACACCCTGCTACCTACGGTGATCCGCCTGCGTCATTTCGTGCGGGTGCCCTACAAGCCGTTGCCCCTGACCCGTCGCAACCTGTTTCACCGCGATGGCCATCGCTGCCAGTACTGCGGGGCTAGCGCTGAGCATCTCTCTGTCGACCATGTGGTGCCGCGCAGCCGCGGAGGCCTGGATACCTGGGAAAACGTCACCACAGCCTGTCTGCCCTGCAATGTTCGCAAGGGCAACCGCACGCCGCGGGAGGCCGCGATGCCCCTGCTGCGTCCACCCCATAGGCCCCTGGGCAGCTTCAGCTTTGAAGCCAGTCGCCAGATCTCCTCTGGTCAGCATGGCGAGTGGGCCAAATACGTGATTGGGTCCTAA